In Propionicimonas paludicola, a single window of DNA contains:
- a CDS encoding PIN domain-containing protein: MLVIDASVLAVALLDDGADGDVVRHRLRGEQLAAPALIDLEVVSVWRGLARGGRLDPRRVGFALDDLRDVPLQRVEHTLLLARCWELRDNLTIYDAAYVALAEALQAPLLTGDRRLSRSTGPRCTFEVIETTH, encoded by the coding sequence GTGCTCGTCATTGACGCCAGCGTCCTGGCCGTCGCACTCCTGGACGATGGCGCGGACGGCGATGTCGTCCGGCACCGGCTGCGTGGCGAGCAGCTCGCCGCGCCGGCACTGATCGACCTTGAAGTGGTCTCGGTGTGGCGCGGCCTGGCTCGCGGTGGGCGCCTGGATCCTCGGCGGGTCGGGTTCGCCCTCGATGACCTCCGCGATGTGCCGCTCCAGCGTGTCGAGCACACGCTGCTCCTCGCGCGCTGCTGGGAGCTGCGGGACAACCTCACGATCTACGACGCTGCCTACGTGGCGCTCGCGGAGGCTCTCCAGGCGCCCCTGCTCACCGGTGACCGGCGTCTCTCCAGGTCCACCGGTCCACGCTGCACCTTCGAAGTCATCGAGACCACCCACTGA
- a CDS encoding FitA-like ribbon-helix-helix domain-containing protein, which yields MPNIQIKDVPEDTHAVLRQRASQSHQSLQEYLRSRLIAEAAQPTLDEVLARAGGRAGGSLPLADAVSALRFDRARH from the coding sequence ATGCCGAACATTCAGATCAAGGACGTACCTGAGGACACTCATGCGGTCCTGCGGCAGCGTGCGAGTCAGTCTCACCAGTCGCTTCAGGAGTATCTGCGCTCGCGACTGATCGCCGAGGCCGCCCAGCCGACCCTGGATGAGGTGCTGGCCCGAGCCGGCGGCCGAGCCGGCGGGTCGCTGCCTCTGGCGGATGCGGTCAGCGCGCTGCGGTTTGACCGTGCTCGTCATTGA
- a CDS encoding DUF6226 family protein translates to MITIADLVDAVDQRFAVRPPEFVVWPDPHQGRSPADEEYSRATNPERWRILGARVDAWVAAVVAAGLASVEQVAVDDIRWEEPPYTRMSAAVRVTPSAAGARPFVVARSQVGDVPATGITLGWGDPAVLVGLFPNCGCDGCDDGAQGELDSVDHRLSRIVSGRYRGSAHGSRQVTEGACFGWSAAGEVEAVLGESTGGDELSGASWLA, encoded by the coding sequence GTGATCACCATTGCGGATCTCGTGGATGCGGTGGACCAGCGGTTTGCTGTGCGGCCCCCGGAGTTTGTGGTGTGGCCCGATCCTCATCAGGGGCGGTCGCCCGCGGACGAGGAGTACTCCCGCGCGACGAACCCGGAGCGCTGGCGGATCCTGGGTGCGCGGGTGGACGCGTGGGTCGCCGCGGTGGTGGCTGCGGGGCTTGCCTCGGTGGAGCAGGTTGCCGTTGACGACATCCGTTGGGAGGAACCTCCATACACCCGCATGTCAGCAGCGGTGCGCGTGACTCCGTCCGCGGCGGGTGCTCGTCCGTTCGTTGTTGCCCGTAGCCAGGTTGGTGATGTGCCGGCGACCGGCATCACTCTCGGGTGGGGTGATCCGGCTGTTCTCGTGGGGCTGTTCCCTAACTGCGGCTGCGATGGCTGCGATGACGGGGCACAAGGTGAGCTTGACTCGGTCGATCACCGCCTCTCACGCATCGTGTCGGGCCGATACCGTGGGTCGGCCCACGGGAGCCGCCAAGTCACCGAGGGGGCCTGCTTCGGGTGGAGCGCCGCCGGCGAGGTCGAGGCCGTGCTTGGCGAGTCAACCGGCGGGGACGAACTGTCCGGAGCCAGCTGGCTCGCCTGA
- a CDS encoding B12-binding domain-containing radical SAM protein: protein MPVKKSKLYFVGLGMPLLAALLPDGWTADICIETIEDIPWDTDADIIGLGGMGHAANRAKDIATEFKRRGKTVIMGGPMVSLVPELAADYCDAVVIGDAEETVVELCHDLESGTLKPRYSDKVKGTLITPLPRYDLVVGKKIGDFLPVQAGRGCPHTCKFCSIYCLYRGHYARRPVDDVIRDIQAIKDLGFSKFLLIDDNIVSHPTYLAELCERIKPLKMTWMSQCSIRIADKPELLKLVAESGCRVLSFGLESISKESLLAMDKKWCDPGDYARVLRVVTDAGIEIASEMIVGIDTDTRQSLMETIDFVTASDIVAPKFYCLTPIPGTDLYNELKDTGRITDPDVLSYTPARAVIDTPNLKATEVQELFWAIYRQVYTVSAILRRTVLHRRMLARPGQTLFFLMVNLVYRSQIRRGISPNIL, encoded by the coding sequence GTGCCGGTGAAGAAGTCGAAGCTGTACTTCGTCGGGCTCGGGATGCCCCTGCTCGCGGCCTTGCTGCCCGACGGGTGGACGGCTGACATCTGCATCGAGACCATCGAGGACATCCCGTGGGATACCGACGCCGACATCATCGGCCTCGGTGGCATGGGCCACGCGGCCAACCGTGCCAAGGACATCGCGACGGAGTTCAAGCGCCGCGGCAAGACCGTCATCATGGGCGGCCCGATGGTCAGCCTGGTGCCGGAGCTGGCGGCCGACTACTGCGACGCGGTCGTCATCGGCGATGCCGAAGAGACCGTCGTGGAGCTGTGCCACGACCTCGAGAGCGGCACCCTGAAGCCGCGCTACTCGGACAAGGTGAAGGGCACGCTGATCACGCCGCTGCCGAGGTACGACCTCGTCGTGGGCAAGAAGATCGGCGACTTCCTGCCCGTTCAGGCGGGTCGGGGATGCCCCCACACCTGCAAGTTCTGCTCGATCTACTGCCTCTACCGTGGGCACTACGCGCGGCGCCCCGTGGACGACGTCATCCGCGACATCCAGGCCATCAAGGACCTCGGCTTCTCGAAGTTCCTGCTCATCGACGACAACATCGTGTCCCATCCCACGTACCTGGCCGAGCTCTGCGAACGCATCAAGCCGCTCAAGATGACGTGGATGAGCCAGTGCTCGATCCGGATCGCGGACAAGCCGGAGCTTCTGAAGCTCGTGGCCGAGAGCGGCTGCCGGGTCCTCAGCTTTGGGCTCGAGTCGATCAGCAAGGAGTCGCTGCTGGCGATGGACAAGAAGTGGTGCGACCCAGGCGACTACGCGCGAGTGCTGCGGGTGGTGACGGATGCCGGCATCGAGATTGCCAGCGAGATGATCGTGGGCATCGACACCGACACCCGCCAGTCGCTGATGGAGACGATCGACTTCGTGACGGCGAGCGACATCGTGGCCCCGAAGTTCTACTGCCTCACGCCGATCCCTGGCACGGATCTGTACAACGAGCTCAAGGACACCGGCCGGATCACCGACCCGGACGTGCTCTCGTATACCCCTGCCCGCGCGGTCATCGACACCCCCAACCTCAAGGCCACTGAGGTGCAGGAGCTGTTCTGGGCCATCTACCGGCAGGTGTACACGGTCTCCGCGATCCTGCGGCGCACGGTCCTCCACCGGCGCATGCTCGCTCGCCCGGGGCAGACGCTGTTCTTCCTCATGGTGAACCTCGTCTACCGCTCGCAGATCCGGCGCGGGATCAGCCCGAACATCCTGTGA
- a CDS encoding B12-binding domain-containing radical SAM protein codes for MKVLLVRPRPDPRSINLQSFMICEPLELETLAAHLQHLGHTVDLVDLILERKPLTWFVTQASYDLVGLTGYINHVQVIKQLARDVKRVSPRTRVVVGGVHAEVLPGDFADPAVDHIVWVNGARTIGEIASGLSAAEAAALPGVWGSGRPRPVLVHDKRLFPDRQITARYRDRYNYIYHDRCATLKTSFGCPFTCRFCFCTQIAPYAERDLDEVMDELEQIAEPNVFIVDDDFLSRPYRVKAFCDALDARGIHKRFIAFGRADYIVKHPEDVTLLAAHGFDAFFVGIESFRSSELDDYDKRTSVEQNVAAVRVLEAAGVQCYAGMITGEDWGRADFDSLVEFLNQFEHPMVNIQPITPMPGTPLYDDEAGRITLPRERSERWDMAHLAFAPTALKPRAYYWQLLRAYYRTSASAPQRRYIKARYGDRVYRRVFNGAMSITWQYLKLIVRPN; via the coding sequence ATGAAGGTCCTGCTCGTACGTCCGCGGCCCGACCCGCGGTCGATCAACCTGCAGTCGTTCATGATCTGCGAGCCGCTCGAGCTGGAGACGCTGGCCGCGCACCTGCAGCATCTCGGCCACACCGTCGACCTCGTCGACCTCATCCTCGAGCGCAAGCCGCTGACGTGGTTCGTGACGCAGGCGTCGTACGACCTGGTGGGTCTCACCGGCTACATCAATCACGTGCAGGTCATCAAACAGCTCGCCCGCGACGTCAAGAGGGTCTCTCCCCGCACTCGCGTCGTGGTGGGGGGCGTCCACGCCGAGGTCTTACCCGGCGACTTCGCAGACCCCGCCGTCGACCACATCGTGTGGGTCAACGGCGCTCGAACCATCGGAGAGATCGCGTCCGGCCTCTCGGCGGCCGAGGCCGCTGCTTTGCCTGGGGTCTGGGGATCCGGACGGCCACGCCCCGTGCTCGTCCACGACAAGCGGCTGTTCCCCGACCGGCAGATCACGGCGAGGTACCGGGACCGGTACAACTACATCTACCACGACCGTTGCGCGACGCTGAAGACGTCGTTCGGCTGCCCGTTCACCTGCCGCTTCTGCTTCTGTACCCAGATCGCGCCCTATGCGGAGCGGGACCTAGACGAGGTCATGGACGAGCTCGAGCAGATCGCCGAGCCGAACGTCTTCATCGTGGACGACGACTTCCTATCGCGTCCGTACCGGGTCAAGGCGTTCTGCGATGCGCTCGACGCGCGCGGCATCCACAAGCGCTTCATCGCGTTCGGCCGCGCCGACTACATCGTCAAGCACCCGGAGGACGTCACTCTGCTCGCGGCCCACGGCTTTGACGCGTTCTTCGTCGGCATCGAGTCGTTCCGTAGCTCCGAGCTCGACGACTACGACAAGCGCACGTCCGTGGAGCAGAACGTCGCGGCTGTACGGGTGCTGGAGGCGGCCGGCGTGCAGTGCTACGCCGGCATGATCACCGGCGAGGACTGGGGGCGGGCGGACTTCGACTCACTCGTCGAGTTCCTGAACCAGTTCGAGCACCCAATGGTCAACATCCAGCCGATCACCCCGATGCCGGGCACTCCGTTGTACGACGACGAGGCCGGTCGGATCACGTTGCCGCGCGAACGGTCGGAGCGCTGGGACATGGCCCACCTCGCGTTCGCGCCCACAGCCCTGAAGCCCCGGGCGTACTACTGGCAGCTGCTGCGCGCGTACTACCGCACTTCGGCGAGCGCCCCGCAACGCCGCTACATCAAGGCCAGGTACGGAGATCGCGTGTACCGGCGGGTCTTCAACGGTGCCATGAGCATCACCTGGCAGTACCTCAAGCTCATCGTTCGACCGAACTGA
- a CDS encoding GNAT family N-acetyltransferase, with the protein MITVLEHAADLPAEWDDVVGDNLYLRRDFLAFMETCEDCRQRYHLVWDAAGHLDTVFMTYVRDHYNLAMFTPRRYEVTMTFVYVPLSVTRPGIAWGACRDEALAYIRGIRGYAMLLNLPPGDYPGFATGLTCPKCILDVAWPTFDAYLAGLRSHYRNRYTKALRRSSGPTLRWLDDNSEFDEQLYELYEQVYDHSSLKIEKLPISFFRGPFFRILVLSDDDGPQGFVQFLPNGDELIFEFVGFNYATNRTYDTYLRLLLEIVRYGIDEGYSSIDFGQTADDTKLKLGAQYTMLYAALHHSNPLLNSIGKKLAPALQYTPITTDFQVFRATPLAEERPSEAPLLEEPDTEDAA; encoded by the coding sequence ATGATCACCGTCCTCGAGCACGCGGCCGACCTTCCTGCGGAGTGGGACGACGTGGTGGGCGACAACCTCTACCTGCGACGCGACTTCCTGGCGTTCATGGAGACCTGCGAGGACTGCCGACAGCGCTACCACCTCGTGTGGGACGCGGCCGGTCACCTGGACACGGTGTTCATGACGTACGTGCGTGACCACTACAACCTGGCGATGTTCACTCCACGGCGGTACGAGGTGACGATGACGTTCGTCTACGTCCCGCTCTCGGTGACGCGCCCGGGCATCGCGTGGGGCGCCTGCCGCGACGAGGCGCTCGCGTACATCCGAGGCATCCGCGGCTATGCGATGCTGCTCAACCTTCCGCCGGGCGATTACCCCGGCTTCGCGACGGGCCTCACCTGCCCGAAGTGCATTCTCGACGTGGCCTGGCCGACGTTTGACGCGTACCTGGCCGGCCTGAGGAGTCACTACCGCAACCGCTACACGAAGGCGCTGCGTCGATCGAGTGGACCAACGCTGCGCTGGCTGGACGACAACAGCGAGTTCGACGAGCAGCTGTACGAGCTGTACGAGCAGGTGTACGACCACTCGTCGCTCAAGATCGAGAAGCTGCCGATCTCCTTCTTCCGGGGTCCGTTCTTCCGGATCTTGGTGCTCTCCGACGACGACGGCCCGCAGGGCTTCGTTCAGTTCCTGCCCAACGGCGACGAGCTGATCTTCGAGTTCGTGGGCTTCAACTACGCGACCAACCGCACGTACGACACATACCTGCGGCTCCTGCTGGAGATCGTCCGGTACGGGATCGACGAGGGCTACTCGTCGATCGACTTCGGCCAGACCGCCGACGACACCAAGCTCAAGCTGGGAGCCCAGTACACGATGCTGTACGCCGCGCTACACCACTCGAACCCCCTGCTGAACTCGATCGGGAAGAAGCTCGCCCCGGCGCTGCAGTACACGCCGATCACCACGGACTTCCAGGTGTTCCGCGCCACACCGCTCGCTGAGGAACGGCCGAGCGAGGCCCCGCTGCTCGAAGAACCCGACACCGAGGACGCCGCATGA
- a CDS encoding DUF998 domain-containing protein has protein sequence MMVGSLSLMTWRQREFLSGLGWSPTHRNPIQWPSILLLGPDGWIVGLTFVTCGLLVILFSAFVFRSDRGRLIRAASIMLGATGVVLTLLAIPPVPRAAVQWASLHDLIYPLLPLAWIASAVLLSLGIGSNETWRTVRNVSVALLVMFLFSLLLTGVPQIAQLARNFAFGAQLAWLSLLSIAFAARASSDTPSGLSRR, from the coding sequence ATGATGGTTGGCAGCCTCTCGCTGATGACCTGGCGCCAGCGTGAGTTCCTAAGCGGGCTGGGTTGGTCGCCAACCCACCGCAACCCGATCCAGTGGCCAAGCATCCTGCTCTTGGGCCCGGACGGTTGGATTGTGGGACTCACCTTCGTGACCTGCGGGTTGCTCGTCATCCTGTTCAGTGCTTTCGTCTTCAGGTCTGACCGGGGACGCTTGATCCGAGCGGCCTCCATCATGCTCGGCGCCACTGGCGTGGTTCTCACTCTGCTAGCGATCCCCCCGGTACCCCGGGCTGCCGTGCAATGGGCATCCCTTCACGACCTCATCTACCCACTCTTGCCTCTCGCATGGATCGCTAGCGCAGTGCTGCTAAGCCTCGGGATCGGGTCCAACGAAACATGGCGGACCGTCCGGAACGTCTCGGTAGCGTTGTTGGTGATGTTCTTGTTTTCTCTCCTTCTCACGGGTGTTCCCCAAATCGCTCAACTTGCCCGAAACTTCGCCTTCGGGGCTCAGCTTGCCTGGCTTAGCCTCCTTTCGATTGCGTTCGCGGCCCGGGCTAGCTCAGACACACCGAGTGGGCTCTCCCGTCGCTAG
- a CDS encoding NPCBM/NEW2 domain-containing protein: MFAIVVAVLVQAIGQTYASTGGSALPQVDSPAIPPQAGNRGSPAPSTPAEEPEPVPSSSPVENSAPVEDTDGPPEDEPTQAATSIEQPSGRYYLVNLRRIEEEKEGRVGSCTGGCTGFAPGPGHIGGSVFPRSYLMGVAGDGRRSRAVWNSVNSCSALDATVGLDDSSGAGQVTFTISRDGGPAEELATTSLGQRQLVSVPLDGVAQFELAAYVSGSPVPQGVKVVWGDAVIVCEPGSLDT, from the coding sequence GTGTTCGCAATTGTGGTTGCGGTGCTTGTTCAGGCGATCGGGCAGACATATGCCTCAACAGGCGGCTCTGCCCTTCCTCAGGTCGATTCACCCGCCATTCCGCCGCAAGCAGGGAATCGCGGCTCTCCTGCGCCCAGCACACCTGCGGAGGAGCCTGAGCCGGTGCCGTCAAGTAGCCCGGTCGAGAACTCCGCACCCGTCGAGGATACGGATGGCCCTCCGGAGGATGAACCGACCCAGGCTGCAACCAGCATTGAACAACCGAGCGGTCGGTATTACCTCGTCAATCTCCGCCGGATCGAAGAGGAGAAAGAAGGCCGAGTTGGCTCATGCACCGGGGGATGCACAGGCTTTGCGCCCGGCCCCGGCCATATTGGGGGTTCGGTCTTTCCCCGAAGCTACCTAATGGGTGTTGCTGGCGATGGACGCCGAAGCCGCGCGGTGTGGAACTCGGTCAACAGCTGTTCGGCGCTCGATGCGACAGTCGGCCTGGATGACTCTTCGGGGGCAGGTCAGGTGACTTTCACCATAAGTCGGGATGGAGGTCCGGCGGAGGAACTCGCTACTACGTCGCTTGGGCAGCGACAGTTGGTCTCGGTGCCGTTGGATGGTGTCGCGCAGTTCGAGCTGGCTGCGTATGTGTCGGGTTCGCCGGTGCCTCAAGGCGTCAAAGTGGTCTGGGGTGACGCCGTGATCGTATGTGAACCAGGCAGCCTCGACACCTGA
- a CDS encoding NifB/NifX family molybdenum-iron cluster-binding protein, whose translation MKIFTPVTADGQSGSHFGRAHWAAVAEVADGVISDWQVHEIAWDVAHDQGTHGAHHARVARFFKEQGIEAVVASEMGPGMVRMLTTMGLPILPASPGDAQASVLAGIEAGPITVAAPDPRELTLKAKPVEGC comes from the coding sequence ATGAAGATCTTCACCCCTGTCACCGCGGACGGTCAGTCCGGCTCCCACTTCGGACGTGCCCACTGGGCTGCCGTGGCCGAGGTCGCTGACGGTGTGATCAGCGACTGGCAGGTGCACGAGATCGCTTGGGATGTCGCCCACGACCAGGGCACTCACGGTGCTCATCACGCCCGGGTGGCGCGCTTCTTCAAGGAGCAGGGGATCGAGGCAGTGGTGGCCTCGGAGATGGGGCCGGGCATGGTCCGGATGCTCACCACCATGGGTCTGCCGATCCTGCCCGCTTCGCCCGGCGATGCGCAGGCGTCCGTCCTTGCCGGGATCGAGGCCGGCCCGATCACCGTCGCCGCTCCCGACCCGCGCGAACTCACCTTGAAGGCCAAGCCCGTCGAAGGCTGCTAG
- a CDS encoding heme-degrading domain-containing protein, translated as MSELADQLRAEDAELRFADFTLADAWELGSQLRAAAVAQNLPIAIGIQLGQQRVFHTALPGSSADNDNWLANKTRVALHFGQASLAVGEQFRERGRDFDTGSRLDPRLYAAHGGVVPLKLVSGTVIGAVGVSGLPQLDDHAFVVAQLRVFLAR; from the coding sequence GTGTCTGAACTGGCTGATCAACTGCGTGCCGAGGACGCTGAGCTACGCTTCGCGGACTTCACCTTGGCGGACGCCTGGGAGCTCGGCTCGCAGCTGCGGGCCGCTGCGGTAGCGCAGAACCTGCCGATCGCGATCGGCATTCAGCTGGGTCAGCAGCGGGTCTTCCACACCGCTCTGCCCGGCAGCAGCGCCGACAACGACAACTGGCTGGCCAACAAGACCCGGGTGGCCCTGCACTTCGGCCAGGCGTCCCTGGCCGTGGGGGAGCAGTTCCGGGAGCGTGGCCGCGACTTCGACACCGGCTCCCGGCTGGATCCGCGCCTGTACGCCGCCCACGGCGGAGTGGTGCCGCTGAAGCTGGTGAGTGGCACCGTGATCGGTGCCGTCGGGGTCTCCGGACTGCCGCAGCTCGACGATCACGCCTTCGTCGTGGCGCAGCTGCGGGTCTTCCTGGCCAGGTAG
- a CDS encoding M16 family metallopeptidase: MDHVPAADNLSYPIHQRRLHNGLRVVVSPDHSVPMVAVNLWYDVGSRDERPGEFGWAHLFEHLMFSGSAQVGNGEHLNSLQALGGSVNATTWFDRTNYFETLPVGALDLALWMEADRLGTLAEHLDQAKVDTQREVVKEEKRQRYDNVPYGEAMTNLVELIFGADHPYGHTTIGSMDDLDRATAEQAAAFFARHYRPDNAVLTLVGDLTPREGFRKADRFFGGLPSWNPKPRQPAKALGPIDGLPQRTLNVDVPAPASYLGWRLPVRDTAEADAAELGLAILGSGQTARLHRRLVRDEQLAAAVHASMLPLVGGNSMAVISLRALPGTDPEPALNALAEELQRMAEDGPTPAELDRVKAQYQREWLTELARFDSRADLISSYTLLHGDPERINWRLSEIESLGCTDVTKACAQYLRPEQRAQLNYRPEVADA, encoded by the coding sequence ATGGACCATGTGCCAGCTGCTGACAACCTGAGCTATCCGATCCATCAGCGCCGACTCCACAACGGCCTGCGAGTGGTGGTCAGCCCTGATCACAGCGTCCCGATGGTGGCGGTGAACCTGTGGTACGACGTCGGCTCCCGGGACGAGCGGCCCGGTGAGTTCGGCTGGGCGCACCTGTTCGAGCACCTGATGTTCTCCGGTTCGGCTCAGGTCGGCAACGGCGAGCATCTGAACTCCCTGCAGGCTCTGGGCGGCTCGGTGAACGCCACCACCTGGTTCGATCGGACGAACTACTTCGAGACCCTTCCGGTGGGCGCGCTCGACCTGGCGCTGTGGATGGAGGCCGACCGGCTGGGCACGCTGGCCGAGCACCTCGACCAGGCCAAGGTGGACACCCAGCGCGAGGTGGTCAAGGAAGAGAAGCGGCAGCGCTACGACAACGTCCCTTATGGCGAGGCCATGACCAACCTGGTCGAGCTGATCTTCGGCGCCGACCACCCCTACGGCCACACCACCATCGGCTCGATGGACGATCTGGACCGGGCCACGGCCGAGCAGGCCGCCGCCTTCTTCGCTCGGCACTACCGCCCCGACAACGCCGTCCTCACCTTGGTCGGCGACCTCACTCCACGGGAGGGCTTCCGGAAGGCCGATCGCTTCTTCGGCGGTCTCCCGTCCTGGAACCCCAAGCCCCGGCAGCCTGCGAAGGCCCTGGGCCCGATCGACGGGCTCCCCCAGCGCACGCTGAACGTGGACGTCCCGGCACCGGCGAGCTACCTGGGCTGGCGACTGCCCGTCCGCGACACCGCCGAGGCTGACGCCGCCGAGCTCGGGTTGGCCATCCTGGGCAGCGGTCAGACCGCCCGCCTGCACCGCCGGCTGGTCCGCGACGAGCAGTTGGCTGCCGCCGTCCACGCGTCCATGCTGCCCCTGGTCGGCGGCAACTCGATGGCCGTGATCAGCCTGCGCGCGCTGCCCGGCACCGACCCGGAGCCGGCCCTGAACGCCCTCGCCGAGGAACTCCAGCGGATGGCCGAGGACGGCCCCACGCCGGCCGAACTCGACCGGGTCAAGGCGCAGTACCAGCGCGAGTGGCTCACCGAACTGGCCCGCTTCGACTCCCGCGCCGACCTGATCAGCAGCTACACCCTGCTGCACGGCGACCCGGAACGGATCAACTGGCGGCTGTCCGAGATCGAGTCGCTCGGCTGCACCGACGTCACCAAGGCCTGCGCGCAGTATCTGCGACCCGAACAGCGGGCCCAACTCAACTACCGACCGGAGGTGGCCGATGCGTAG